From a single Paracholeplasma morum genomic region:
- a CDS encoding IS3 family transposase, translating to MVQSMSRVGKCIDNGPIENLWGIIKSEMYYLETFDSSEKLTKAIKDYIKFYNQERIQRKLKSHTPLEYRYMAI from the coding sequence ATGGTGCAAAGTATGTCTAGAGTAGGTAAGTGTATTGATAATGGACCAATCGAGAACTTATGGGGCATCATCAAATCTGAAATGTATTATTTAGAAACGTTTGATTCATCAGAAAAACTCACAAAAGCAATTAAAGATTACATTAAGTTCTATAATCAAGAAAGAATTCAACGTAAATTAAAAAGCCATACACCTTTAGAATATAGGTATATGGCCATCTAA
- a CDS encoding uracil-xanthine permease family protein — protein MQRVKRVVTGYLPDERPSFMKMVLFALQHILVMFPATVLVALLTGFHISTTIFASGFATLCFILVTKGKIPLYYGSSFSYIAAIVGITGAEYGTVASNNLIGEAQFGIMMSGLVSIGVGLLISKFGASKIERILPPVVTGPIAMIIGLSLAGTALSQASGFGVNNPNGVTGFWIVSLVTLLGIIVFTVVFKKGVLSQLPILFGILLGYVTALIVDFGFGVDLIDYSNLLSNHFVSVPHFTLPIPSWAAVISIMPIALATIPESTAHLYQLDLYINNLAKEKGVTRYEIESKLGLNLIGDGIGDIASALVGGPAGTNYGENISTMAITKNFSVWVLGSAAVITMILAFITPLANLVYTIPQPVIGGASIYLFGVIAAQGVAILIEKKVDMFDSKNLGIIAVILIVGLGGTYAFPNGSIPMFGANLPALAFASILGILLNFGLSLISRSKVDNQ, from the coding sequence ATGCAAAGAGTTAAGCGTGTCGTTACAGGGTATCTACCAGATGAACGACCAAGTTTCATGAAGATGGTGTTGTTTGCGTTACAACACATATTGGTTATGTTTCCAGCAACGGTATTGGTTGCGCTATTAACAGGGTTTCATATTTCAACCACGATATTTGCGAGTGGATTTGCTACGTTATGCTTTATTCTAGTGACAAAGGGTAAAATCCCCCTTTATTATGGCAGTAGTTTCTCATATATCGCTGCGATTGTAGGGATTACAGGTGCAGAATATGGGACAGTTGCATCCAATAACTTAATTGGAGAGGCACAGTTCGGGATTATGATGTCAGGTCTTGTTTCGATCGGAGTAGGGTTATTGATAAGTAAGTTTGGTGCATCCAAAATTGAAAGAATCTTACCACCGGTTGTAACAGGTCCAATTGCAATGATCATTGGGTTATCGCTTGCAGGAACTGCACTAAGTCAGGCTTCAGGATTTGGGGTAAATAATCCAAACGGTGTTACTGGATTTTGGATTGTTTCACTCGTGACACTTTTAGGTATTATCGTGTTTACCGTGGTTTTCAAAAAAGGTGTACTATCTCAGCTGCCGATATTATTTGGCATACTTTTAGGGTATGTAACTGCACTAATTGTCGATTTCGGATTTGGTGTAGATTTAATCGATTATTCCAATCTGCTTTCAAATCACTTTGTGAGTGTGCCGCACTTTACATTACCCATCCCTTCATGGGCTGCTGTAATTTCGATAATGCCGATTGCGCTTGCCACAATACCAGAATCCACAGCACATTTATATCAACTGGATTTATATATTAATAACTTAGCCAAAGAAAAAGGCGTCACTAGATATGAAATAGAGAGTAAGCTCGGTCTTAACTTAATCGGTGATGGGATTGGAGATATCGCTTCAGCTTTAGTAGGTGGTCCAGCCGGCACAAACTATGGCGAAAACATTTCAACCATGGCAATCACGAAGAACTTTTCTGTCTGGGTATTAGGTAGTGCCGCTGTGATTACGATGATATTGGCGTTTATTACGCCATTAGCGAATTTGGTTTATACCATTCCTCAACCCGTTATTGGTGGCGCAAGTATATATTTGTTTGGGGTTATTGCTGCACAAGGGGTGGCGATTCTCATTGAGAAGAAGGTCGATATGTTCGATTCGAAAAACTTAGGGATTATCGCGGTAATACTTATTGTTGGACTTGGAGGTACGTATGCGTTTCCTAATGGTTCGATTCCGATGTTTG